In one Cellulomonas sp. JZ18 genomic region, the following are encoded:
- the cimA gene encoding citramalate synthase: MTDRSFHVYDTTLRDGAQQEGINLSVADKLAIAPLLDELGVGFIEGGWPGAVPKDTEFFQRAAKELDLRNAELAAFGATRKAGTRAADDPQVRALLDSEAPVVTLVAKSDLRHAERALRTTGEENLAMIADTVAFLHREGRRVFVDAEHFFDGFVFDASYARAAVLAAFEAGAQVVALCDTNGGMLPDQVRDVVLDVRAAVGPGAVLGMHAHNDSGCAVANTIAAVDAGCTHVQGTVNGYGERTGNADLLAVVANLELKRGRAVLARGEDGAGGLADLTRIAHAISEITNISPFARQPYVGASAFAHKAGLHASAIKVDPDLYQHTDPALVGNDMRMLVSDMAGRASIELKGRQLGIELAAHPDVLSRVTSRVKDSEANGYTFEAADASFELLLVEELEGARPAYFRVESWRTIVERNGGRGTPATAEATVKLNAGGERIVAIGEGNGPVNALDQALRSALVRVYPELEAFELIDFKVRILDQSHGTDAVTRVLIETTDGQTSWSTVGVGPNIIEASWEALTDSAIWGLRHHGVTPR, translated from the coding sequence GTGACCGACCGCTCGTTCCACGTCTACGACACGACCCTGCGCGACGGCGCCCAGCAGGAGGGCATCAACCTCTCCGTCGCCGACAAGCTCGCGATCGCGCCCCTGCTGGACGAGCTCGGCGTCGGCTTCATCGAGGGCGGCTGGCCGGGCGCCGTGCCGAAGGACACCGAGTTCTTCCAGCGCGCCGCGAAGGAGCTCGACCTGCGCAACGCCGAGCTCGCGGCCTTCGGCGCCACCCGCAAGGCCGGCACGCGCGCCGCCGACGACCCGCAGGTGCGGGCGCTGCTGGACTCCGAGGCGCCGGTCGTCACGCTCGTCGCCAAGAGCGACCTGCGGCACGCCGAGCGCGCGCTGCGCACGACCGGCGAGGAGAACCTCGCGATGATCGCGGACACGGTCGCGTTCCTGCACCGCGAGGGACGGCGCGTGTTCGTCGACGCCGAGCACTTCTTCGACGGCTTCGTGTTCGACGCGTCCTACGCCCGTGCCGCGGTGCTGGCGGCGTTCGAGGCCGGGGCGCAGGTCGTGGCCCTGTGCGACACGAACGGCGGGATGCTCCCCGACCAGGTCCGCGACGTCGTGCTCGACGTGCGCGCCGCGGTGGGCCCCGGTGCGGTGCTCGGGATGCACGCGCACAACGACTCCGGGTGCGCGGTCGCCAACACGATCGCCGCGGTGGACGCGGGCTGCACGCACGTGCAGGGCACCGTGAACGGGTACGGCGAGCGCACCGGCAACGCGGACCTGCTCGCGGTCGTCGCGAACCTCGAGCTCAAGCGCGGACGTGCCGTGCTGGCGCGCGGGGAGGACGGGGCGGGCGGCCTCGCCGACCTCACGCGCATCGCGCACGCGATCAGCGAGATCACGAACATCTCGCCGTTCGCGCGCCAGCCGTACGTGGGTGCGAGCGCGTTCGCGCACAAGGCGGGCCTCCACGCGTCGGCGATCAAGGTCGACCCGGACCTCTACCAGCACACCGACCCGGCGCTCGTCGGCAACGACATGCGCATGCTCGTCTCCGACATGGCCGGGCGCGCGTCGATCGAGCTCAAGGGCCGCCAGCTCGGCATCGAGCTCGCCGCGCACCCCGACGTGCTCAGCCGGGTCACGAGCCGCGTCAAGGACTCCGAGGCCAACGGCTACACGTTCGAGGCCGCGGACGCGTCCTTCGAGCTCCTGCTCGTCGAGGAGCTGGAGGGGGCGCGGCCCGCGTACTTCCGGGTGGAGTCCTGGCGGACGATCGTCGAGCGCAACGGCGGGCGCGGCACGCCGGCCACCGCCGAGGCGACGGTCAAGCTCAACGCCGGGGGCGAGCGGATCGTCGCGATCGGCGAGGGCAACGGCCCCGTCAACGCGCTGGACCAGGCGCTGCGCAGCGCGCTCGTGCGCGTGTACCCCGAGCTCGAGGCGTTCGAGCTCATCGACTTCAAGGTGCGGATCCTCGACCAGAGCCACGGCACGGACGCGGTCACGCGCGTGCTGATCGAGACGACGGACGGCCAGACCTCGTGGAGCACTGTCGGCGTCGGGCCCAACATCATCGAGGCGTCCTGGGAGGCGCTGACCGACTCGGCGATCTGGGGTCTGCGCCACCACGGCGTGACGCCGCGCTGA
- a CDS encoding DUF6069 family protein, with amino-acid sequence MSHPSPSDDAAGGAGAPPTVPPAVSPAVVPAVVDAVAPTRAVARLTVEARRFWAGAVATALVAGLVGAVGVLLLERVMDLDLVLDDAGSAMAPTVLGSALAALVAAALLQALVVTTPRPGAFFGWILALATLVAVLLPLTGPSDRGAGIATAVLHLLVGVSIWSLLSGVLGWTVRRVLV; translated from the coding sequence ATGTCGCACCCCTCCCCCTCCGACGACGCGGCCGGCGGCGCCGGCGCCCCGCCGACGGTGCCGCCCGCGGTGTCGCCGGCCGTGGTGCCGGCCGTGGTGGACGCCGTGGCGCCCACCCGCGCGGTCGCACGGCTCACGGTGGAGGCGCGTCGCTTCTGGGCCGGCGCGGTGGCCACCGCGCTGGTCGCGGGTCTGGTCGGTGCCGTCGGCGTCCTGCTGCTGGAGCGGGTGATGGACCTCGACCTCGTCCTCGACGACGCCGGGTCGGCGATGGCCCCCACCGTGCTCGGCAGCGCGCTCGCCGCTCTCGTCGCGGCGGCGCTGCTGCAGGCGCTCGTCGTCACCACGCCGCGCCCCGGGGCGTTCTTCGGCTGGATCCTCGCGCTCGCGACGCTCGTCGCGGTGCTCCTGCCGCTCACGGGACCCTCGGACCGCGGGGCCGGCATCGCGACCGCGGTGCTGCACCTGCTGGTCGGCGTGTCGATCTGGTCGCTGCTGTCGGGCGTCCTCGGCTGGACCGTGCGGCGCGTGCTCGTCTGA